From one Suricata suricatta isolate VVHF042 chromosome 8, meerkat_22Aug2017_6uvM2_HiC, whole genome shotgun sequence genomic stretch:
- the MKNK1 gene encoding MAP kinase-interacting serine/threonine-protein kinase 1 isoform X4, with protein MGSSEPFPVAEGDKRKKKKRKARATDSLPGKFEDMYKLTSELLGEGAYAKVQGAVSLQNGKEYAVKIIEKQAGHSRSRVFREVETLYQCQGNKNILELIEFFEDDTRFYLVFEKLQGGSILAHIQKQKHFNEREASRVVRDVAAALDFLHTKGIAHRDLKPENILCESPEKVSPVKICDFDLGSGVKLNNSCTPITTPELTTPCGSAEYMAPEVVEVFRDEATFYDKRCDLWSLGVVLYIMLSGYPPFVGHCGADCGWDRGEVCRVCQNKLFESIQEGKYEFPDKDWAHISSEAKDLISKLLVRDAKQRLSAAQVLQHPWVQGQAPERGLPTPRILQRNSSTMDLTLFAAEAIALNRQLSQREEDELAEGSLAEGLCSVRLSPPCKSRLARRRALAQAGRSDDPEPCPAPTAL; from the exons ATGGGCAGCAGCGAGCCCTTTCCTGTTGCAGAAGGtgacaagaggaaaaagaagaagcgGAAGGCCCGGGCCACTGACTCCTTACCAGGGAAGTTTGAAG ATATGTACAAGCTGACCTCTGAATTGCTTGGAGAGGGAGCCTATGCCAAAGTCCAAGGTGCCGTGAGCCTGCAGAATGGCAAAGAGTATGCCGTCAAA ATCATCGAAAAACAAGCAGGGCACAGTCGGAGTAGGGTATTTCGAGAGGTGGAGACGCTCTATCAGTGTCAAGGAAACAA GAACATTTTGGAGCTGATTGAGTTCTTTGAAGATGACACAAGGTTTTACTTGGTCTTTGAGAAATTGCAAGGAG GCTCCATCCTGGCCCACATCCAGAAGCAGAAGCACTTCAATGAGCGAGAAGCCAGCCGTGTGGTACGGGATGTGGCTGCTGCCCTTGACTTCCTGCACACCAAAG GCATCGCTCACCGAGATCTGAAGCCAGAAAATATATTGTGTGAGTCTCCAGAAAAG gtgtCTCCGGTGAAAATCTGTGACTTTGACTTGGGCAGCGGGGTGAAACTGAACAACTCCTGTACCCCCATAACCACACCAGAGCTGACCACTCCA TGTGGATCTGCAGAATACATGGCGCCGGAGGTGGTGGAGGTCTTCAGAGATGAGGCCACTTTTTATGACAAGCGCTGTGACCTGTGGAGCCTGGGCGTGGTCCTCTACATCATGCTGAGTGGCTACCCCCCCTTCGTAGGTCACTGCGGTGCCGACTGTGGCTGGGACCGGGGAGAGGTCTGCAGGGTGTGCCAG AACAAGCTGTTTGAGAGCATCCAGGAAGGCAAGTATGAGTTTCCTGACAAGGACTGGGCACACATCTCCAGCGAGGCCAAAGACCTCATCTCCAAGCTCCTGGTTCGAGATGCAAAGCAGAGATTGAGTGCTGCCCAAGTTCTGCAGCACCCCTGGGTGCAGGGG CAAGCTCCAGAAAGGGGACTCCCCACGCCGCGAATCCTTCAGAG AAATAGCAGCACGATGGACCTGACCCTCTTCGCAGCTGAGGCCATCGCCCTTAACCGCCAGCTTTCTCAGCGCGAGGAAGACGAGCTGGCAGAGGGGTCCCTGGCCGAGGGCCTGTGCTCTGTGAGGCTTTCTCCTCCATGCAAGTCACGCCTGGCCCGGCGGAGGGCCCTGGCCCAGGCAGGCCGCAGCGATGACCCGGAACCATGTCCAGCTCCCACCGCCCTCTGA
- the MKNK1 gene encoding MAP kinase-interacting serine/threonine-protein kinase 1 isoform X3 encodes MQNSPEMGSSEPFPVAEGDKRKKKKRKARATDSLPGKFEDMYKLTSELLGEGAYAKVQGAVSLQNGKEYAVKIIEKQAGHSRSRVFREVETLYQCQGNKNILELIEFFEDDTRFYLVFEKLQGGSILAHIQKQKHFNEREASRVVRDVAAALDFLHTKGIAHRDLKPENILCESPEKVSPVKICDFDLGSGVKLNNSCTPITTPELTTPCGSAEYMAPEVVEVFRDEATFYDKRCDLWSLGVVLYIMLSGYPPFVGHCGADCGWDRGEVCRVCQNKLFESIQEGKYEFPDKDWAHISSEAKDLISKLLVRDAKQRLSAAQVLQHPWVQGQAPERGLPTPRILQRNSSTMDLTLFAAEAIALNRQLSQREEDELAEGSLAEGLCSVRLSPPCKSRLARRRALAQAGRSDDPEPCPAPTAL; translated from the exons ATGCAGAATAGTCCAG AGATGGGCAGCAGCGAGCCCTTTCCTGTTGCAGAAGGtgacaagaggaaaaagaagaagcgGAAGGCCCGGGCCACTGACTCCTTACCAGGGAAGTTTGAAG ATATGTACAAGCTGACCTCTGAATTGCTTGGAGAGGGAGCCTATGCCAAAGTCCAAGGTGCCGTGAGCCTGCAGAATGGCAAAGAGTATGCCGTCAAA ATCATCGAAAAACAAGCAGGGCACAGTCGGAGTAGGGTATTTCGAGAGGTGGAGACGCTCTATCAGTGTCAAGGAAACAA GAACATTTTGGAGCTGATTGAGTTCTTTGAAGATGACACAAGGTTTTACTTGGTCTTTGAGAAATTGCAAGGAG GCTCCATCCTGGCCCACATCCAGAAGCAGAAGCACTTCAATGAGCGAGAAGCCAGCCGTGTGGTACGGGATGTGGCTGCTGCCCTTGACTTCCTGCACACCAAAG GCATCGCTCACCGAGATCTGAAGCCAGAAAATATATTGTGTGAGTCTCCAGAAAAG gtgtCTCCGGTGAAAATCTGTGACTTTGACTTGGGCAGCGGGGTGAAACTGAACAACTCCTGTACCCCCATAACCACACCAGAGCTGACCACTCCA TGTGGATCTGCAGAATACATGGCGCCGGAGGTGGTGGAGGTCTTCAGAGATGAGGCCACTTTTTATGACAAGCGCTGTGACCTGTGGAGCCTGGGCGTGGTCCTCTACATCATGCTGAGTGGCTACCCCCCCTTCGTAGGTCACTGCGGTGCCGACTGTGGCTGGGACCGGGGAGAGGTCTGCAGGGTGTGCCAG AACAAGCTGTTTGAGAGCATCCAGGAAGGCAAGTATGAGTTTCCTGACAAGGACTGGGCACACATCTCCAGCGAGGCCAAAGACCTCATCTCCAAGCTCCTGGTTCGAGATGCAAAGCAGAGATTGAGTGCTGCCCAAGTTCTGCAGCACCCCTGGGTGCAGGGG CAAGCTCCAGAAAGGGGACTCCCCACGCCGCGAATCCTTCAGAG AAATAGCAGCACGATGGACCTGACCCTCTTCGCAGCTGAGGCCATCGCCCTTAACCGCCAGCTTTCTCAGCGCGAGGAAGACGAGCTGGCAGAGGGGTCCCTGGCCGAGGGCCTGTGCTCTGTGAGGCTTTCTCCTCCATGCAAGTCACGCCTGGCCCGGCGGAGGGCCCTGGCCCAGGCAGGCCGCAGCGATGACCCGGAACCATGTCCAGCTCCCACCGCCCTCTGA
- the KNCN gene encoding kinocilin, whose translation MDIPISSRDFRCLQLACVALGLVAGSIIIGVSVSKAAAAVGGIFIGAAGLGLLILAYPFLKARFNLDHILPTIGSLRIHPHPGPDHGEGRPSANGNKEGTRSGLSTVSRTLEKLKPGGRGAGEG comes from the exons ATGGACATCCCCATCAGCAGCAGAGACTTCCGCTGCCTGCAGCTGGCCTGTGTGGCCCTCGGCCTGGTGGCTGGCAGCATCATCATcggtgtgtctgtgtccaaagcTGCAGCCGCCGTGGGTGGCATCTTTATTGGCGCTGCCGGTCTGG GGCTCCTCATCTTGGCCTACCCCTTTCTAAAGGCTCGGTTCAACCTGGACCACATCCTGCCTACCATAG GAAGCCTGAGaatccacccccacccagggccagaccatggggagggaagacCCAGCGCCAATGGCAATAAAGAgg GAACCCGAAGCGGCCTGTCCACTGTGAGCAGAACACTGGAGAAGCTGAAGCCAGGGGgccggggggctggggagggctga